In Poecilia reticulata strain Guanapo linkage group LG1, Guppy_female_1.0+MT, whole genome shotgun sequence, one genomic interval encodes:
- the tnip2 gene encoding TNFAIP3-interacting protein 2 yields MDSASMGSEGDALLRERTRSYGVMNTLYHETRGEMELLNKQLCLKDNIIADLKTRLVRHERMYMTMGDDEPVVIGPSNSLVESLLSEICKLKQKRNDMEVKAARQGEEIQRLTAQIREKELELERIRSQPDHEKDREIQRLRAALEERERAEATRSVLCSSLAEEADQLRGQLGATVKVCQELLARLEREKKGTGGEVEEQSAKETPELSDLNAAKSQIRQLQEENQQLKQRVSYVQDLNSQWQKYDSSREEYIRALGQKLKESSGPGLMPVMGSIRTSMLHQEISRLNALLEEKIRECSRMDREVEDMRRQGHERIQTLEQQVLIYTEDFKSERADRERAQGRIADLKEQISQLKQQLHKQQGSGRDSRDVVPLCRVHIGHRISPRRNKDSSEPLLRMAADRQQQQAAAPPPPPQPAATGAAAAAATNWSESPGPSELQCPQCHARFNDTEAAECMKHFDECARL; encoded by the exons ATGGATAGCGCCAGCATGGGCTCCGAGGGAGACGCGCTGCTGAGGGAGAGAACGCGGAGCTACGGCGTCATGAACACCCTGTATCATGAGACGCGGGGGGAGATGGAGCTCCTCAACAAGCAGCTCTGCCTGAAGGACAATATTATTGCAGACTTAAAGACCAGGCTGGTCAGGCATGAGAGGATGTACATGACGATGGGAGACGATGAGCCCGTGGTCATCGGTCCGTCCAACTCCCTGGTGGAAAGTCTGCTGTCAGAGATCTGCAAGCTGAAGCAGAAGAGAAACGACATGGAGGTCAAAGCAGCCCGACAAGGAGAG GAGATCCAGAGGCTGACTGCACAGATCAGGGAGAAGGAGCTGGAATTGGAGCGGATCCGGAGTCAGCCGGACCACGAGAAGGACCGGGAGATCCAGCGGCTGCGGGCGGCCCTGGAGGAGCGCGAGCGGGCCGAGGCCACCCGGAGCGTCCTGTGCTCATCGCTGGCCGAGGAGGCCGACCAGCTGCGCGGCCAGCTGGGCGCCACCGTCAAGGTGTGCCAGGAGCTGCTGGCCCGGCTGGAGCGGGAAAAGAAGGGAACAGGAGGAGAGGTGGAAGAGCAAAGTGCAAAGGAG ACACCGGAGCTCTCCGACCTGAATGCTGCTAAATCCCAAATCCGCCAACTTCAGGAagaaaaccagcagctgaaGCAGCGTGTGTCTTAC GTGCAGGATCTGAACTCCCAGTGGCAGAAGTACGACTCCAGCAGGGAGGAGTACATCCGGGCATTGGGTCAGAAGCTGAAGGAGAGCTCCGGGCCGGGCCTGATGCCAGTCATGGGCTCCATCCGGACCAGCATGCTCCACCAGGAGATTTCCAGGCTCAATGCCCTCCTGGAGGAAAAAATCAGGGAGTGTTCCAGGATGGACAGAGAAGTGGAGGACATGAGGAGGCAGGGACATGAGCGCATCCAGACCCTGGAGCAACAG GTCCTCATCTACACTGAAGACTTTAAGTCGGAGCGTGCAGACAGAGAACGAGCTCAGGGTCGGATCGCGGACCTGAAGGAGCAGATTTCTCAgttaaagcagcagctgcacaaaCAG CAGGGGTCTGGCAGAGACAGCCGGGACGTTGTCCCCTTGTGTCGCGTCCACATCGGACACCGGATCTCCCCGAGGCGAAACAAGGACTCCTCAGAGCCTCTGCTCAGGATGGCCGCTgaccggcagcagcagcaggcggcCGCGCCGCCGCCACCGCCACAGCCCGCCGCCACGGGggcagcagccgcagcagcaaCAAACTGGAGCGAAAGCCCGGGCCCGTCAGAGCTGCAGTGTCCGCAGTGTCACGCCAGGTTCAACGACACAGAGGCCGCAGAGTGCATGAAGCATTTCGACGAGTGCGCCCGGCTATGA